The Caulobacter sp. FWC26 genome window below encodes:
- a CDS encoding ATP-binding domain-containing protein, with the protein MALGDPTDQTDTEQLHEALKPVANQTLSFFEATAASATKTLENRGVDGAGALIQANAMTSGAAQRNLASISDDTRQNLQRLAQEPAIARIVAIDAEGRRETIFIARASPQPTGFPGALAASYRSPLGRLATLDIGDDLDVRIGGATKTLEVVERAELRPVLSAGQWDALRTVFKSQDAGPVTITSLREFLAAFALDDEVLDAFEAQLRAEAAARIVVDGRMRDVITKMGLRDRPLLDRYQDDIFREPLGARLAILGPPGTGKTTTLIKRLGLKLDADHLLADERQAVTRTVAGLAGLASSWLMFTPTELLRQYVKEAFNREEIAASDLRIRTWGEQRRELARQRLGVLGASGRGPFQKDDLQNLTTQTLADQTGWYADFQAHQAGDFWAELARRAALLSAADEPDIARLGRRVEQVLAGGGARLSAEPFAAIADLREAFGEQVARLSAHLEQTLRKAFSDRMRADPGLPNALLAFLATLDDVGETTEDPDADDEDEEEVPVAKGALTEAFAAYTRAVRAQARASVQKRSIGRRTPNGRILEWLGDRGLDEAQRQSIGQSVLVLAALRGFANPLRLYIEGMPRRYRKFRRERLAEQRWYAATPFGPNDLSPLEVDALILAMLSAGRTLLSDARIAALADEPRFSILATIRDLFRVQIVVDEATDFSPLQLACMAQLSDPATNGFVACGDFNQRITAWGSRSAEDLKWVFPDLDIRPIVRSYRHSRQMAALAANLASDHTHAAILPDDMPNDGFSPVVGRDLADEALVSWLAARIGEINRALAGDLPSVAVLVNSEAQVIPLAEALNRALEAINVNCEPCPRGLVRGRDRDVRVFDVQHIKGLEFEAVFFVGVDDLARAQPELFDKYLYVGATRAATYLGLTTSGSVLPGKLEALSADFAADWR; encoded by the coding sequence GTGGCGCTGGGCGATCCGACTGATCAGACCGATACCGAGCAGTTGCACGAGGCGCTCAAGCCCGTCGCCAACCAGACCCTGAGCTTCTTCGAAGCCACGGCCGCGAGCGCGACCAAGACGCTCGAAAACCGCGGCGTCGATGGCGCCGGCGCCTTGATCCAGGCCAACGCCATGACCTCGGGTGCGGCCCAACGCAATCTGGCCAGCATCAGCGACGACACCCGCCAGAATCTTCAGCGCCTCGCCCAGGAGCCGGCCATCGCCCGCATCGTCGCGATCGATGCGGAAGGTCGTCGCGAGACGATCTTCATCGCCCGCGCCTCGCCCCAGCCCACCGGCTTCCCCGGCGCCCTGGCCGCCAGCTACCGCTCGCCACTGGGACGACTGGCCACGCTCGACATCGGCGACGACCTGGACGTGCGGATCGGCGGGGCGACCAAGACCCTGGAAGTCGTCGAGCGGGCCGAGCTTCGCCCGGTCCTCTCCGCCGGCCAGTGGGACGCCCTGCGCACGGTGTTCAAGAGCCAGGACGCCGGGCCGGTCACCATCACCTCCCTGCGCGAATTCCTGGCCGCCTTCGCGCTGGACGACGAAGTCCTCGACGCGTTCGAGGCGCAACTGCGGGCCGAGGCGGCCGCGCGCATCGTGGTCGATGGCCGCATGCGCGATGTCATCACCAAGATGGGTCTGCGAGACCGCCCGCTGCTCGATCGCTACCAGGACGACATCTTCCGCGAACCACTCGGCGCGCGCCTGGCGATCCTGGGCCCGCCGGGCACCGGCAAGACCACGACCCTAATCAAGCGGCTGGGCCTGAAGCTCGACGCCGACCACCTGCTCGCCGACGAGCGGCAGGCCGTCACCAGGACCGTCGCGGGCCTTGCCGGCCTGGCGTCCAGCTGGCTGATGTTCACGCCCACAGAACTGCTGCGCCAGTACGTCAAGGAGGCCTTCAACCGCGAGGAAATCGCCGCCTCGGACCTGCGCATCCGCACCTGGGGCGAACAGCGGCGAGAACTGGCCCGTCAACGCCTCGGCGTTCTGGGCGCCAGCGGTCGCGGCCCGTTCCAGAAGGACGATCTGCAAAATCTGACGACCCAGACCCTGGCCGACCAGACCGGCTGGTACGCCGACTTCCAGGCCCACCAGGCTGGCGACTTCTGGGCCGAGCTCGCGCGGCGGGCGGCCCTGCTGTCGGCGGCCGACGAGCCGGACATCGCGCGGCTGGGGCGCCGGGTCGAGCAGGTTCTGGCCGGCGGCGGCGCGCGCCTCAGCGCCGAACCCTTCGCCGCGATCGCCGACCTGCGCGAAGCGTTCGGCGAGCAGGTCGCGCGCCTGAGCGCGCACCTGGAGCAGACCCTGCGCAAGGCCTTCTCCGATCGCATGCGCGCCGATCCGGGCCTGCCCAACGCGCTGCTGGCCTTCCTGGCCACCCTCGACGATGTCGGCGAGACCACGGAAGATCCCGACGCCGACGACGAGGACGAAGAGGAAGTCCCGGTCGCCAAGGGCGCCCTGACCGAGGCCTTCGCCGCCTATACCCGGGCCGTCCGCGCCCAGGCCCGCGCCAGCGTCCAGAAGCGCTCGATCGGCCGGCGCACGCCCAACGGCCGGATCCTCGAGTGGCTGGGTGACCGCGGACTGGACGAAGCCCAGCGCCAGAGCATCGGCCAATCAGTGCTCGTGCTGGCGGCGCTGCGCGGCTTCGCCAATCCGCTGCGCCTCTACATCGAGGGCATGCCCCGGCGGTACCGCAAGTTCCGGCGCGAGCGCCTAGCCGAGCAACGCTGGTACGCCGCCACGCCGTTCGGCCCCAATGATCTTTCGCCGCTCGAGGTCGACGCGCTGATCCTGGCCATGCTCTCGGCCGGACGCACCCTGCTTAGCGACGCGCGCATCGCCGCCCTGGCCGACGAACCGCGGTTCTCGATCCTGGCGACGATCAGGGACCTGTTCCGCGTCCAGATCGTCGTCGACGAGGCCACCGACTTCTCGCCGCTGCAACTGGCCTGCATGGCTCAGTTGTCGGACCCGGCCACCAACGGCTTCGTCGCCTGCGGCGACTTCAACCAGCGCATCACCGCCTGGGGCAGCCGCTCGGCCGAGGACCTGAAGTGGGTGTTTCCCGACCTGGACATCCGCCCCATCGTGCGCAGCTATCGCCACAGCCGGCAGATGGCCGCCCTGGCCGCCAACCTCGCCAGCGACCACACCCATGCGGCCATCCTGCCCGACGACATGCCCAACGACGGGTTTTCGCCGGTCGTGGGCCGTGACCTGGCCGATGAGGCCCTGGTCTCCTGGCTGGCAGCGCGGATCGGCGAGATCAACCGCGCCCTGGCCGGCGACCTGCCGTCGGTGGCCGTCCTCGTCAACAGCGAAGCCCAGGTCATCCCCTTGGCCGAGGCGCTGAACCGAGCGCTCGAGGCGATCAACGTCAACTGCGAACCCTGCCCGCGAGGTCTGGTGCGCGGCCGCGACCGCGACGTTCGGGTCTTCGATGTCCAGCACATCAAGGGCCTGGAGTTTGAGGCGGTGTTCTTCGTCGGGGTCGATGACCTGGCCCGCGCGCAACCTGAACTCTTCGACAAGTACCTCTATGTCGGGGCCACCCGGGCGGCGACCTATCTGGGCCTGACGACGAGCGGGTCCGTCCTGCCAGGCAAACTGGAGGCCCTGTCGGCCGATTTCGCGGCCGATTGGCGCTGA
- the mobQ gene encoding MobQ family relaxase, which yields MAQFRLEVQAIKRADGRSAVAAAAYRAATSLHDARLEMTFDYTAKGGVVFAGVMAPEGAPASFLNRETLWNAAEAADKRADSRTAREVLISLPHELSDDQRHDLVRAFVADSLVARGMIADYAIHDPDAHGDQRNHHAHILVTTRRVAPEGFGLKGREWDNPDAVAALRLEWCAIQNQHLRERLGPDAPQVSHLSLDRRGEDQEPTIHLGPAASGMERRGEATDRGDINRRIEARNNARKEGPKKVRDLEDRMAQGLERGPYPIGAVIREFETIHATMVQERDGWARALGGLQRPAPPRASEIVREILAEAGTARAAAKARLAATERRIARGRTRRASLLRWINNPARMIWAAHAELNALVRDRQAARLAEIRYTVRRDWLGGTDGRSYLAARLNPEKQAAETARRDARTLERKIKRADKRIEAVSRTRTRLLVAQALGEQTLVAPAQMGLGVGQAVREVDRRAVEAIARHPLADQQKGLQQVLALARGKSPFPGPEPSGPGR from the coding sequence GTGGCCCAGTTCCGGCTCGAGGTGCAGGCGATCAAGCGCGCGGACGGCCGTTCAGCCGTCGCCGCCGCGGCCTATCGCGCCGCCACGAGCCTGCACGACGCTCGCCTGGAGATGACCTTCGACTACACCGCCAAGGGCGGGGTGGTGTTCGCCGGCGTCATGGCGCCGGAGGGCGCGCCGGCGTCGTTTCTGAACCGCGAGACGCTGTGGAACGCCGCCGAAGCGGCCGACAAGCGGGCTGACTCCCGTACCGCCCGCGAAGTGCTGATCTCCCTGCCGCACGAACTGAGCGACGATCAGCGCCACGATCTGGTGCGCGCCTTCGTGGCCGACAGCCTGGTGGCGCGCGGCATGATCGCTGACTACGCCATCCACGATCCGGACGCCCATGGCGACCAGCGCAATCATCACGCCCATATCCTGGTCACCACCCGCCGAGTGGCCCCCGAGGGGTTTGGCCTGAAGGGTCGCGAATGGGACAATCCCGACGCCGTCGCGGCCTTGCGCCTTGAGTGGTGCGCCATCCAGAACCAGCATCTGCGCGAGCGTCTTGGTCCTGACGCGCCTCAAGTCTCGCACCTGAGCCTGGACCGCCGGGGCGAAGACCAAGAACCGACCATCCATCTGGGGCCAGCGGCCTCGGGCATGGAGCGGCGCGGCGAGGCCACCGACCGCGGCGACATCAACCGCCGGATCGAGGCGCGCAACAACGCCCGCAAGGAGGGCCCCAAGAAGGTCCGCGATCTGGAGGACCGCATGGCCCAGGGCTTGGAGCGGGGGCCCTATCCGATTGGCGCGGTGATCCGCGAGTTCGAGACCATCCATGCCACTATGGTCCAGGAACGCGACGGCTGGGCGCGGGCGCTGGGCGGCCTGCAGCGTCCGGCTCCGCCTCGCGCCAGCGAGATCGTGCGGGAAATCCTGGCGGAGGCGGGGACGGCGCGAGCGGCGGCCAAGGCCAGGCTGGCGGCCACCGAGCGTCGGATCGCGCGCGGACGGACGCGGCGCGCCAGCCTGCTGCGTTGGATCAACAATCCGGCGCGGATGATCTGGGCGGCGCATGCCGAACTCAATGCGCTGGTCCGCGACCGACAGGCCGCGCGCCTGGCCGAGATCCGCTACACGGTGCGCCGAGACTGGCTGGGCGGAACCGACGGGCGTTCGTACCTGGCCGCGCGCCTCAATCCCGAGAAGCAGGCCGCCGAGACGGCGCGCCGCGACGCGCGGACCCTCGAGCGCAAGATCAAGCGGGCCGACAAGCGCATCGAGGCGGTCTCGCGCACCCGCACCCGACTGCTGGTCGCCCAGGCGCTCGGCGAGCAGACCCTGGTGGCGCCGGCGCAGATGGGGCTGGGCGTGGGGCAGGCGGTGCGGGAGGTCGATCGGCGCGCGGTCGAGGCCATCGCCCGGCATCCGCTCGCCGACCAGCAGAAGGGCCTGCAGCAGGTGCTGGCGCTGGCGCGCGGCAAATCACCGTTCCCAGGACCCGAGCCATCGGGTCCCGGGCGCTAG
- a CDS encoding S26 family signal peptidase yields MRLADRLLLAAAAPALLALGGLLVDAPLLLFNTSSSEPVGLYRRVAAAPAPGALIAFRPVGAAKAYLLGAQPGRARGSILKGVAAGEGALACAGSTLSVDGRALGPIATRDGAGRPLPRWRGCRRLARGEFIVFSDRIPNSFDSRYYGPIQATQILGVYAPLWTTGA; encoded by the coding sequence ATGCGCCTGGCTGATCGTCTTCTTCTGGCCGCCGCCGCCCCAGCGTTGCTGGCGCTGGGCGGTCTGCTGGTCGATGCGCCGCTGCTGCTGTTCAACACCTCGTCCAGCGAGCCGGTGGGCCTCTACCGCCGGGTCGCCGCCGCGCCGGCGCCGGGCGCGTTGATCGCCTTTCGACCGGTAGGCGCGGCCAAGGCCTATCTGCTGGGCGCGCAGCCGGGCCGGGCGCGCGGCAGCATCCTCAAGGGCGTGGCGGCCGGGGAGGGGGCCTTGGCCTGCGCCGGGTCGACGCTGAGCGTCGACGGGCGCGCCCTGGGCCCGATCGCGACGCGGGATGGTGCGGGGCGGCCCTTGCCGCGCTGGCGCGGGTGCCGACGCTTGGCGCGCGGCGAGTTCATCGTCTTCTCCGACCGCATCCCCAACAGTTTCGACAGCCGATACTACGGGCCGATCCAGGCCACGCAGATTCTCGGCGTCTACGCCCCTTTGTGGACGACGGGGGCATGA
- a CDS encoding cell wall hydrolase, producing the protein MRSFRALGGLLGLLLALGGGVSRAQLLASPAGDDVASAVAAPGAREAIARVAVAEAANQGDSGLLAVVYTILNRVADGRWGRSIDQVLNARAQFEPVLRAGGDWRGLPAASAVQRARVDTLINLVVDGRAPDLTGGALYFQNPRIVADRAASGQVSPRLVHFGGRTPSAVIGDHAFYPPLEPPRAAPASEPAAIFVPRSPAGEAGAAEATDPPRQAGVRGIFVLSDGRTVESRR; encoded by the coding sequence ATGAGGTCGTTCCGAGCGCTTGGCGGCCTTCTGGGCCTGCTCCTGGCGCTCGGCGGCGGGGTCTCGCGCGCCCAGCTCCTGGCCAGTCCCGCTGGCGACGACGTGGCGAGCGCCGTGGCCGCGCCGGGGGCGCGGGAAGCCATCGCCCGGGTGGCGGTCGCCGAGGCCGCCAACCAGGGCGACAGCGGCCTCCTGGCGGTCGTCTACACCATTCTCAACAGGGTGGCCGACGGACGCTGGGGGCGCAGCATCGACCAGGTGCTCAACGCCCGCGCCCAGTTCGAGCCGGTCTTGCGGGCAGGCGGCGACTGGCGCGGCCTGCCGGCCGCCAGCGCGGTGCAGCGGGCCCGTGTCGACACCCTCATCAACCTGGTGGTGGACGGGCGCGCGCCCGACCTCACCGGCGGGGCGCTCTACTTCCAGAATCCGCGCATCGTCGCCGACCGCGCCGCCTCAGGCCAGGTCTCGCCTCGGCTCGTTCATTTCGGGGGGCGCACGCCGAGCGCGGTGATCGGCGACCATGCGTTCTACCCGCCTCTGGAGCCGCCTCGCGCCGCGCCGGCGTCCGAGCCGGCGGCGATCTTCGTGCCCAGGTCGCCGGCGGGCGAGGCGGGCGCCGCCGAGGCGACGGACCCGCCGCGCCAGGCGGGCGTGCGGGGGATCTTCGTGCTGTCGGATGGGCGGACCGTCGAGAGCCGCCGATAG
- a CDS encoding AAA family ATPase produces MTATALATEATGPVLLDALTNLTTRADDVITRLRASVFAPGIEKIVDTRFPISKAAEMVGRTPEAIRQAEAEGRLPTPRMTDTGRREGYSLAEVNTMRDLFGTRPRRAEGDPPIVLAVQNFKGGVGKSTLTCHIAQYLALKGYRVAIIDCDSQASSTTVFGFNPDIDIDDDHTLLPFFWHGGEPTLDYAIRPTAWTGIDLIPANLGLYQAEYEAAARMKGRPELLDRLRNGIAGIADRYDVVLLDPPPALGMISLAVLRAANALLIPTPPSTVDFASTAHFLRMIVDTVGLLDQYGLSKNGYEFLRVVTTKVDEAKSAHVQIREMMAAVFGADMLTNSLLDSAEIDNANVQLRTVYEVSGGGRVHERCRNNLDRLNSEIEILIRKAWPSHRAELRRLGVG; encoded by the coding sequence ATGACCGCGACCGCCTTGGCGACCGAAGCCACCGGACCCGTGCTGCTCGACGCGCTGACCAATCTGACCACGCGGGCCGACGACGTGATCACCCGCCTGAGGGCGTCGGTGTTCGCGCCGGGGATCGAAAAGATCGTCGACACCCGCTTTCCCATCAGCAAGGCCGCCGAGATGGTTGGTAGGACCCCGGAGGCCATACGCCAGGCCGAGGCCGAGGGCCGTCTGCCCACGCCGCGTATGACCGACACCGGGCGCCGCGAGGGCTACAGCCTGGCCGAGGTCAACACCATGCGCGACCTGTTCGGCACCCGTCCGCGCCGAGCCGAGGGCGACCCGCCGATCGTGCTGGCGGTGCAGAACTTCAAGGGCGGCGTCGGCAAGTCCACCCTGACCTGCCACATCGCGCAGTATCTGGCGCTAAAGGGCTATCGCGTCGCGATTATCGACTGCGACAGTCAGGCCTCCTCGACGACGGTGTTCGGCTTCAATCCCGACATCGACATCGACGACGACCACACCCTGCTGCCGTTCTTCTGGCATGGCGGCGAGCCGACGCTCGACTATGCCATCCGCCCGACGGCCTGGACCGGCATCGACCTGATCCCGGCCAACCTGGGGCTCTACCAGGCCGAATACGAGGCCGCCGCGCGCATGAAGGGTAGGCCCGAACTGCTCGATCGCCTCCGCAATGGTATAGCTGGTATTGCCGACCGGTATGACGTGGTCCTGCTGGATCCGCCGCCGGCCCTGGGCATGATTTCGCTTGCGGTTCTGCGGGCGGCCAACGCCCTGCTGATCCCCACGCCGCCGTCCACCGTCGACTTCGCCTCGACCGCCCACTTCCTGCGGATGATCGTCGACACCGTCGGGTTGCTCGACCAGTACGGCCTCAGCAAGAACGGCTACGAGTTCTTGCGCGTGGTGACCACCAAGGTCGACGAGGCCAAGAGCGCCCATGTGCAGATCCGCGAGATGATGGCGGCGGTGTTCGGCGCGGACATGCTGACCAATTCGCTGCTCGACTCGGCCGAGATCGACAACGCCAACGTCCAGCTGCGCACCGTCTACGAGGTTTCCGGCGGCGGGCGGGTGCATGAGCGCTGCCGCAACAACCTCGACCGGCTCAACAGCGAGATCGAGATCCTGATCCGCAAGGCCTGGCCGAGCCATCGCGCCGAACTGCGCCGTCTGGGCGTCGGCTAG
- a CDS encoding type IV secretory system conjugative DNA transfer family protein, which translates to MAKGPKALAILVLAALGLALGMAAATQSTAHQFGYPAAFGDGWARLGSVRIYPPWAFLQWYGGYAGAYPQAFDQASLLGLGVFLWPLLIVIGLTRRFVARPRPFGQAAWGGLADARKAGLVAGPRLTGRVLGRLKNRILTFRGPEHCIIVGASRSGKGAGHVVPSLISWGQSAFTYDRKGELWHITADHRRTFSHTFYFAPTDPNTARWNPLFEVRKGAMEIADIQNIVGILVDPIGLKGGNLDFFDQSAANFFTGVILHCLYAEPDEHKTLAHVRRLLIDIEPTLDAMLATKHRWKPDLAAADGLARDADGATIAETHPEVWLGATAFRGMEPRVRSSVLATAQKSLALWADPLVCHATGASDFCIGDLVCAEAPVSLYLITPQAHADRLAFLVRVMLRQSLNSLMEAVDTDSRGRPKLHGQMLMLDEFPKLGPLPFLENAVGEMAGYGISAHLICQSFNDVFKYYGVHTSIFDNCHITAAFATSEPTSIERVVKRAGRALEMRESFSDPRLAFGKGHRSRSQAEVERYILGEQDVRGLPVDKQFLFVNNAKPFVADKLRYYDEPVFQARTRNFYAGERAKFVQTPETLDVPGPPPIDWLGVRAVEPCGAPLKPVPPTKTAAPPIAALSVADLTFSFED; encoded by the coding sequence ATGGCCAAGGGGCCCAAGGCGCTCGCGATCCTGGTCCTGGCGGCTCTGGGCCTGGCGCTGGGCATGGCGGCGGCCACCCAATCGACGGCCCATCAGTTCGGCTATCCCGCCGCCTTCGGAGACGGGTGGGCGCGGCTGGGAAGCGTCCGGATCTACCCGCCTTGGGCGTTTCTTCAGTGGTACGGGGGCTACGCAGGCGCCTATCCGCAGGCCTTCGACCAGGCGAGCCTTCTGGGGCTTGGGGTGTTTCTCTGGCCGCTGTTGATCGTGATCGGCCTGACGCGCCGGTTCGTGGCCCGGCCCCGTCCGTTCGGGCAGGCCGCCTGGGGCGGGCTGGCCGATGCGCGCAAGGCCGGGCTCGTGGCGGGCCCCAGGTTGACTGGACGGGTCCTGGGCCGGCTGAAGAACCGGATCCTGACCTTCCGAGGCCCCGAGCACTGCATCATCGTGGGCGCTTCGCGCTCGGGCAAGGGCGCGGGCCACGTGGTGCCCTCATTGATCAGTTGGGGTCAAAGCGCCTTCACCTACGACCGCAAGGGCGAGCTTTGGCATATCACCGCCGACCATCGGCGCACCTTCTCACACACCTTCTACTTCGCGCCGACCGACCCCAACACCGCGCGCTGGAACCCGTTGTTCGAGGTCCGGAAGGGCGCGATGGAGATCGCAGACATCCAGAACATCGTCGGCATCCTCGTCGATCCGATCGGCCTGAAGGGCGGCAATCTCGACTTCTTCGACCAGAGCGCGGCCAACTTCTTCACCGGGGTCATCCTGCATTGCCTTTATGCCGAGCCCGACGAGCACAAGACCCTGGCCCATGTCCGCCGACTGCTGATCGACATCGAGCCGACCCTGGACGCGATGCTGGCCACCAAGCATCGCTGGAAGCCCGATCTGGCCGCCGCCGATGGCCTGGCGCGCGACGCCGACGGCGCAACGATCGCCGAGACGCATCCAGAGGTGTGGCTCGGCGCGACGGCGTTTCGGGGGATGGAGCCCAGGGTGCGGTCCAGCGTCCTGGCGACCGCCCAGAAGTCTCTGGCCCTGTGGGCCGACCCCCTGGTCTGCCATGCGACCGGCGCCTCGGACTTCTGCATCGGCGACCTGGTCTGCGCCGAGGCGCCGGTCAGCCTCTATCTCATCACGCCCCAGGCCCATGCCGACCGTCTGGCCTTCCTGGTGCGGGTGATGCTGCGCCAGAGCCTCAACAGCCTGATGGAAGCGGTCGACACCGACAGTCGCGGGCGGCCCAAGCTCCACGGTCAGATGCTGATGCTGGACGAGTTTCCCAAGTTGGGACCGTTGCCCTTCTTGGAGAACGCCGTGGGGGAGATGGCCGGCTACGGGATCTCGGCCCACCTGATCTGCCAGTCGTTCAATGACGTCTTCAAGTACTACGGCGTCCACACCTCGATCTTCGACAACTGCCACATCACGGCCGCCTTCGCGACCTCGGAGCCGACCAGCATCGAGCGGGTGGTCAAGCGGGCCGGCCGCGCTCTGGAGATGCGTGAAAGCTTCAGCGATCCCCGACTGGCGTTCGGCAAGGGCCATCGCAGTCGCAGCCAGGCCGAGGTCGAGCGCTACATTCTCGGCGAACAGGACGTGCGAGGTCTGCCGGTCGACAAGCAGTTCCTGTTCGTCAACAACGCCAAGCCGTTCGTCGCCGACAAGCTGCGCTATTACGACGAGCCGGTGTTCCAGGCCCGCACGCGCAATTTCTACGCCGGCGAACGGGCCAAGTTCGTGCAAACGCCCGAAACGCTGGATGTGCCGGGTCCGCCGCCGATCGACTGGCTGGGGGTCCGGGCCGTCGAGCCGTGCGGCGCGCCCCTCAAGCCTGTTCCTCCAACCAAGACGGCCGCGCCGCCGATCGCGGCGCTGTCGGTGGCCGACCTGACCTTCAGCTTCGAGGATTGA
- a CDS encoding ParB/RepB/Spo0J family partition protein: MASTTSKNRNILGNLIGEAPAPTAVTNPPTATAAAVAPAAAAELAPAAIPPRVNDRMMGLSRLASGDYVEKTLRLVDPARCRMWARHNRKYALLTPENCQELLEGLRAQNKQEFPAIVRRVTDDPDFDFEVIAGARRHWAVSYLRDVEHREIKYLVEERELDDEQAFRLADVENRARNDLSDYERAVDYLDAIERYYGGVAVRMAERLDVDRAWLSRFLDLAKLPQDVVAAFGDLLQLRESHARQLKAFLLQGPEKGRIISAAKTISADQQARREAGEPYLEAHKVVAALKNAAVAKAPAPPSPQPRVVRQGEVTLFTVKPKGPKRAVVELELDAGATNAEFIAALQAEIDRLRPNR; the protein is encoded by the coding sequence ATGGCGTCGACCACGAGCAAGAACCGCAACATCCTGGGCAACCTGATCGGCGAGGCGCCGGCGCCGACGGCGGTCACCAATCCCCCGACGGCTACGGCGGCGGCGGTCGCGCCGGCCGCCGCGGCCGAGCTAGCGCCCGCCGCCATACCGCCGCGGGTCAACGACCGCATGATGGGGCTCTCGCGGCTGGCCTCGGGCGACTATGTCGAAAAGACCCTTCGGCTGGTCGATCCGGCGCGCTGCCGGATGTGGGCGCGTCATAACCGCAAGTACGCCCTGCTGACGCCGGAGAACTGCCAGGAGCTGCTGGAAGGCCTGCGCGCCCAGAACAAGCAGGAGTTCCCCGCCATTGTCCGCCGGGTCACCGATGATCCGGACTTCGATTTCGAGGTGATCGCCGGGGCGCGGCGCCACTGGGCGGTGTCCTATCTCCGCGACGTCGAACATCGCGAGATCAAGTATCTCGTCGAGGAGCGCGAGCTGGACGACGAACAGGCCTTCCGCCTGGCCGATGTCGAAAACCGCGCCCGTAACGATCTTTCCGACTATGAGCGGGCGGTTGACTATCTCGACGCGATCGAGCGCTATTACGGCGGCGTGGCCGTGCGCATGGCCGAGCGACTGGATGTCGACCGGGCCTGGCTTTCGCGCTTCCTGGACCTGGCCAAGCTGCCGCAGGACGTCGTGGCCGCGTTCGGGGATCTCCTGCAACTGCGCGAATCCCATGCCCGGCAGTTGAAGGCCTTCCTGCTCCAGGGACCCGAGAAGGGGCGGATCATCTCGGCGGCCAAGACCATCAGCGCCGACCAGCAGGCCCGGCGCGAGGCCGGCGAGCCCTATCTGGAGGCCCACAAGGTCGTGGCGGCTCTGAAGAACGCGGCGGTGGCCAAGGCGCCCGCGCCGCCGTCGCCACAGCCGCGCGTGGTGCGACAGGGCGAGGTGACCTTGTTCACGGTCAAGCCCAAGGGGCCCAAGCGGGCGGTCGTCGAGCTTGAGCTCGACGCGGGCGCGACCAACGCCGAGTTCATCGCCGCCCTGCAGGCCGAGATCGATCGGTTGCGCCCCAATCGCTGA
- a CDS encoding replication initiator protein A: MSKRAIRNQEFDLFIPQVADLAWKDQRELMERPFFSLGKRKRLKPIEYVSPDGDVSVRVSANPQFGIATIWDADILIWATSHLNKLRERGDNDIPRTIHTTSYDLLKAIHRDTGGAGYRELQAALERLQSTTIETSLRAPKRNKRAQFGWLDEWQLESDPVTGAPRGLTLTLSNWVYEGLMRDRALLTLHPDYFLLTGGLERAIYRIARKHAGDQPAGWTCRVKLLHEKSGSEGPLKQFTYLLKKIIAADSLPDYAMAHVTTRDGEAAVHFIRRDAAERARIKAELDALAEADSRRVREDERAEAMDALLERRRRPSGDR; encoded by the coding sequence ATGTCCAAGCGCGCGATTCGTAATCAAGAGTTCGACCTCTTCATCCCGCAGGTCGCGGACCTGGCGTGGAAAGACCAGCGCGAGCTGATGGAGCGGCCGTTCTTCTCGCTGGGCAAGCGCAAGCGTCTCAAGCCGATCGAGTATGTCAGCCCCGACGGCGACGTTTCCGTGCGGGTCAGCGCCAACCCCCAATTCGGCATCGCCACCATCTGGGACGCCGACATCCTGATCTGGGCCACCTCGCACCTGAACAAGCTGCGCGAGCGTGGCGACAACGACATTCCGCGCACCATCCACACCACCTCCTACGACCTGCTCAAGGCGATCCACCGCGACACCGGCGGCGCCGGCTATCGTGAACTGCAAGCGGCGCTGGAGCGGCTGCAGTCGACGACGATCGAGACGAGCCTGCGCGCGCCCAAGCGCAACAAGCGCGCCCAGTTTGGCTGGCTCGACGAGTGGCAGCTTGAATCCGATCCGGTCACCGGCGCGCCGCGCGGCCTGACCCTGACCCTGTCCAACTGGGTCTATGAGGGGTTGATGCGCGACCGGGCGCTGCTGACCCTGCATCCCGACTATTTCCTGCTGACCGGCGGGCTGGAGCGGGCCATCTACCGCATCGCTCGCAAGCACGCCGGCGACCAGCCGGCTGGTTGGACGTGCCGGGTCAAACTCCTGCACGAGAAGTCGGGCAGCGAGGGCCCGCTCAAGCAGTTCACCTACCTGCTCAAGAAGATCATCGCCGCCGACAGCCTGCCCGACTACGCCATGGCCCACGTCACGACCCGGGACGGGGAGGCGGCCGTCCACTTCATCCGGCGCGATGCAGCCGAGCGCGCCCGAATCAAGGCCGAGCTCGACGCCCTGGCCGAGGCTGATTCTCGGCGGGTCCGGGAGGACGAGCGCGCCGAAGCGATGGACGCACTGCTGGAACGCCGACGTCGACCGTCGGGGGATCGGTGA